One Methanobacterium sp. genomic region harbors:
- a CDS encoding response regulator, which produces MKLTRILIIEDNFKDVRLIQEMLKEIPSFSFDFKHVERLDEGLKSIKNDEFDVLLLDLNLPDSFGIETFIEAYKNAPHMPIVILSGAADEEAALDAVHEGAQDYLMKGEVDGKLLARSIFYAIERKQIEEELVKHRDHLEELVEKRTLGLKEANKQLRIEINERKRAEEEIMASLEEKKILLDEIQSRIQNSLQTIISIIDSEYLQNGCKNSNEFNQEIENRAKAVELINEKLCQSEDFAMIDFAEYIRDLTDYLFDFYGVNSNLINLEMDIEGIPLDIDVAIPCGLIINELVTNSLKHAFKSEIKGKVQIKFHSNDKTWLNVSDNGIGLPESFELEHAETSGLRLVNKLVKQLNGKIELNVKGGTGFKIVF; this is translated from the coding sequence AGAAATCCCTTCATTTAGTTTTGATTTTAAACATGTGGAACGTCTGGATGAAGGACTTAAATCTATTAAAAATGATGAATTTGATGTATTATTACTTGATCTTAATTTACCTGACTCCTTTGGGATTGAAACATTCATTGAAGCATATAAAAATGCCCCTCATATGCCTATTGTAATATTGAGCGGTGCTGCTGATGAGGAAGCTGCATTGGATGCAGTACATGAAGGAGCTCAAGACTATCTGATGAAAGGAGAAGTTGATGGTAAATTACTGGCACGTTCTATATTTTATGCCATTGAAAGGAAACAGATAGAAGAAGAACTGGTAAAACACAGGGATCATCTGGAGGAACTGGTTGAAAAGCGTACTCTTGGCCTGAAAGAAGCAAATAAACAACTTAGAATAGAAATAAATGAGCGTAAACGGGCAGAAGAGGAAATTATGGCATCTCTAGAGGAGAAAAAGATACTTCTCGACGAAATTCAAAGTAGAATTCAAAATAGTCTGCAGACAATTATAAGTATAATAGACAGTGAATATTTGCAAAATGGATGTAAAAATTCCAATGAATTTAATCAGGAAATTGAAAATCGTGCAAAAGCTGTTGAATTAATTAATGAAAAGCTTTGCCAGTCTGAAGATTTTGCAATGATTGATTTTGCAGAGTATATTAGAGATCTTACTGATTATTTATTTGATTTCTATGGGGTCAATTCTAATTTAATCAATCTTGAGATGGATATTGAAGGTATACCTCTTGATATTGATGTTGCAATTCCATGTGGCCTTATTATTAATGAGCTTGTTACAAATTCCCTTAAACATGCATTTAAATCTGAAATTAAAGGGAAAGTACAAATTAAATTCCACTCCAACGATAAAACATGGTTAAATGTGTCTGACAATGGTATTGGTCTCCCTGAAAGTTTTGAACTTGAGCATGCAGAAACTTCTGGTTTAAGACTTGTAAATAAATTGGTAAAACAGCTTAATGGAAAAATTGAGCTTAATGTCAAGGGTGGAACTGGATTTAAAATTGTTTTTTAA
- a CDS encoding DUF5518 domain-containing protein, which translates to MVNWKAVIIGFILTVIFTSILNQAIGNFGSYIGVVAAGIIVGYMVNYNWMNGAIHGGLIGILGGIVAVILVLIVGGGPYIMESFGVLLLVEIIVDVILGAVGGAFGAMIA; encoded by the coding sequence ATGGTAAACTGGAAGGCAGTAATTATTGGTTTCATTCTCACAGTTATATTTACTTCAATTTTAAACCAGGCTATTGGAAATTTTGGTTCATATATTGGTGTTGTAGCCGCAGGTATAATTGTGGGGTACATGGTTAATTATAATTGGATGAATGGGGCTATTCACGGCGGATTAATTGGAATTCTTGGGGGTATAGTTGCTGTAATCCTCGTATTAATTGTGGGGGGAGGACCCTATATAATGGAATCATTCGGTGTTCTTTTACTGGTTGAGATAATTGTTGACGTAATTTTAGGGGCAGTTGGGGGAGCTTTTGGAGCTATGATAGCGTAA
- a CDS encoding DUF5518 domain-containing protein, producing MIVSWRAVIIGAIIAIVLAIIFGMVSLIYGPMIAVLIAGIVVGYMVDTDIATGAVHGGIAGLIGGIIALILGLIIGSSFGLAGSIIGVALIIAWIIDIIIGAIGGIIGSAVTGSRM from the coding sequence ATGATAGTTAGCTGGAGAGCAGTAATCATAGGGGCTATTATAGCCATAGTACTTGCAATAATTTTTGGAATGGTCTCTCTCATTTATGGTCCAATGATAGCAGTGTTAATAGCAGGTATAGTAGTAGGATACATGGTTGATACAGATATAGCAACAGGAGCAGTGCATGGTGGAATAGCAGGCCTTATCGGAGGAATAATAGCCTTAATACTGGGATTAATAATTGGTTCCTCATTTGGTTTAGCCGGATCAATAATAGGTGTCGCTTTAATAATTGCATGGATAATTGACATTATCATAGGTGCAATTGGTGGTATTATAGGTTCTGCAGTAACTGGAAGCAGGATGTAA